The Candidatus Omnitrophota bacterium nucleotide sequence CGGCGGGATATTGAAATAACCATGGTAAAAGTCGGCATAATAGGCTGCGGCACGATCGGTTCGAGGATAGCCGCGCATATAGACGGCAAATTAAGAGGCAGGGCGAGAGTCACCGTTCTTTCTGATGCGGATGATAAGAAGGCAAAAAGCCTTTCCGCCGGGTTGAAAGCAAGGCCCAGGGTCGCATCGATACAGGGCTTGATAAGTTCCGTGGACCTGGTCATCGAGGCCGCCTCCGCCAAAATTTCGGGCGATATAGCGAGTCGGTCGGTAAACGCCGGAAGGGATGTCATGGTGATGAGCACCGGCGGCCTGCTCAAAGATTATAAGGCGTTATTTAAACTCGCGGAGAAGAAGAAGTCGCGGATCTATCTTCCGAGCGGCGCGATATGCGGGCTTGACGGGCTCAAGGCCGCGAAGTTATCCAAGATAAAAAAGGTCACGCTGACCACAAGGAAGCCGCCCGAGGGATTCAGGGGCGCTCCGTATGTGGTCAAACATAATATAGACCTGGGGAAGATAAAGACAGATAAAGTCCTTTTTGAGGGCGACGCGTTCAAGGCGATGGAAGGTTTTCCCGCGAACATAAACGTCGCGGCGACATTGAGCCTGTGCGGCATCGGCCCGGGCAAGACGAGGGTCAAGATAATCGCTTCCCCGTCGATAAAAAGGAACATACACGAGATAGAGGCGGAAGGCGCGTTCGGAAGGCTTACCGCAAGGACAGAGAACGTCCCTTCGCCGGGCAACCCGAAGACGAGTTATATGGCGGTGCTTTCCGCCATGGCTACTCTGGACGGGATCCTGGGGAAGGTCAAGATAGGGACATAAATGGAATAAATCCCGCCTCCGGCGGGATTAAATTCGGCCATATGGTTTATGCTCATATACGGCATAAACCATGGCCTCATTTAAGAAGGGAGGTGAACACATGGCTCAGAAAGTAGCTAAAGCAGGCATCAAGAGACAGAAGGGTTACCTCTACTACCTGGACAAACAGGGTGATGTCTCGATGGCGAAGATGGCGAGAGGCGGCAAGAAAGGCGGCGCGCCCAAGAAGGTCGTCAAACTCAAAGTCAAGAGAGAGAAGGGTTATCTCTACTTCATCGACAAACAGGGTGATGTATCTAAGGCAAAGATGAAGAGAGGCGGTAGGTAAGCTTCTTTAATTACGGATCGTATTAGACGGCGGAGCAGTCTACTGCTCCGCCTCTCTATTTGGGATGGATATGGATAAAGGATATATACATATACAGGGGGCGAGGGTCCACAACCTCAAGAATGTCTCCCTGAAATTACCAAGGAACAAGCTCATAGTATTTACCGGGCTCTCGGGCTCTGGTAAATCCTCGCTCGCCTTCGATACCATCTATGCCGAAGGACAGAGGAGGTATATCGACAGCCTGTCGGCGTATGCCCGGCAATTCCTGGAACAATTGCAAAAACCGGATTGCGACAACATCGAGGGGATGTCTCCCGCGATATCGATAGAGCAGAAGACCGCCGGCTCTAATCCCCGTTCCACCGTAGGCACCACCACCGAGATATACGATTATTTAAGGGTCCTGTTCGCGCGCATAGGCACGGCTTACTGTTATAACTGCGGGAAGAAGATAGCGAGGCAGTCGTCGCAGGAGATAGTCGACCAGGTCCTGAAGATGCCTGCCGGGACGCAGATCAGCATACTGGCGCCGAAGATAGCGGGAAGGAAAGGGGAATATAAGGAACTTTTTAAGGAGATAAAGAAGGACGGCTATACCCGCGTAAGGGTCGACGGCAGGATCGCGGAGCTGGAGAATGAGATAAAGTTAGACAAGGATAAGAAACATTCCATCGAGATCGTCGTCGACAGGCTGGCGGTCAAGCCCGACTCCAAAAGGAGGCTCGCGGATTCGATAGAGACGGCGCTCAAGGCCGGAAGCGGCGTACTTATAGTCAACGACGGCAGGAAGGACCGGTTCATGAGCGAGCTCTACGCGTGCGTCGATTGCGGGATAAGCTATGAGGAGCCGTCGCCGCGATCATTCTCGTTCAATTCCCCGTACGGGGCCTGCCCGGTCTGCAACGGCCTCGGCACGAAACTCGAGATAGACGCCGACCTTGTTATTCCCGATAGATCCAAGCCTGTCCTGGAATCGATCGAGGCCTGGAAACGCGGCGGGAGAGGGTACCTTTTGTATTACCGCGGCGTATTAAGGGAGGTCGCGGACCATTACCATTTCGATCTCGACTCGCCTTTCAACAAATTAAATAAGGAGATCCGGAAGATAATACTTTATGGAGCGGATATCGAGGTATGGGGCAGGAAGTTCGAGGGAGTCATCCCTCAGCTCGAGAGGCTCTTCCGCGAGACAGAATCCGGATTCCTGAAGGAAGAGATAAATAAATATATGTCTGTCCTGCCGTGCCCCAAATGCGCCGGCGCGAGGCTCAGGCCAGAATCGCTCGCGTTCAAGATCGGCGGCAAACCGATAAACGAAGTGACCGCATTGTCGGTAAAAGAGGCGAGGGTCTTTTTCGCGGGCCTCGACCTCAGCGGAAAAGAGGCGATGATAGCGCGCCAGTCGCTGAAGGAGATCCTCTCGAGGCTCAAGTTCATGGCAGACGTCGGGCTTGATTACCTTACCCTGGACAGGGCCAGCGGAACGCTCTCGGGCGGCGAATCCCAGCGGATACGGCTCGCTACGCAGATCGGCTCAGGCCTGGTCGGAGTCGTCTATGTCCTCGATGAGCCGTCTATAGGCCTCCACCAACGCGATAACACAAAATTACTCGAAAGCCTCAAGGCTCTGAGGGACTTAGGCAACACCCTTATAGTCGTGGAGCATGATGAGGCGACCATAAGGAGCGCCGATTACATCGTCGATCTCGGGCCGGGCGCGGGGAAGCACGGGGGAAAGGTCGTCTGCGCCGGGACGCTCGAAGAGTTCATGAAATGCAAGGATTCCCTTACCGCGAAATACCTGAAAAAGGAACTTAAGATCGAGCCGAAGCTTGCCAGGAGGGCTCTCGATGGAAGGAAATCCCTGGAAATAAAAGGCGCGCGCGAACATAACCTGAAAGATATAGACGTCACTATCCCGCTCGGGGTGTTCGTCTGCATCACCGGGGTGTCCGGATCAGGCAAATCCACCCTGATAGACGAGATTCTCTACAGGTCGCTCGCGCAAAAGTTTTACAGGGCGAAAGAGAAGCCCGGGGATTTTGACAAAATAACAGGGGCCGAAAATATAGACAAGGTCATAGTCATCGACCAGTCGCCTATCGGCCGTACGCCGCGCTCGAACCCCGCGACTTATACGGGAATGTTCTCCCCGATCCGCGACCTCTTCAGCAGGTTGCCTGAGGCGAAGATAAGGGGCTACAGGCCGGGCAGGTTCAGTTTTAACGTCAAGGGCGGCAGGTGCGAGGCCTGCCAGGGCGACGGCGTTATAAAAGTCGAGATGCATTTCCTGCCCGATGTCTATGTCACATGCGAGGTATGCAAAGGGGCGCGGTTCAACCAGCAGACTCTCGAGGTCCTTTACAAAGGACATTCGATAAACGACGTCCTTAAAATGACGGTCGAGGACGCCCTGCCGTTATTCGCGAATATCCCGAGGATAAGGGAGAAACTGCAGGTCCTAAACGATGTAGGCCTGGGCTATGTGGAGCTTGGGCAGTCCGCGACGACGCTCTCAGGCGGCGAGGCGCAGAGGGTGAAGCTCGCTACTGAGCTCTCTAAACGCTCCACAGGAAGGACTCTTTATATCCTGGACGAGCCCACGACCGGCCTGCATTTCGCGGATGTCGACAAACTTCTAAAAGTGCTGCATGCCCTTGTAGACCAAGGAAATACGGTCCTGGTCATAGAGCATAACCTTGATGTGGTCAAGACCGCTGATTATATAATTGATCTCGGCCCTGAGGGCGGCGATGAAGGAGGGGAAGTCGTCGCCGCGGGCAGCCCCGAAGATGTCGCGAAGAACAGGAAGTCGTATACTGGCAGTTACCTGGGTAAGTTATTGTCCCAAAAAGGTTGAAGAAACAGCTTCTTTCTGTTATATTAAGGTTGCCATGCGGATCAAATCCTTTCTTTATTCCCTTATATTCCTGACGGTTATGTCGCCTGCCGCCTTCCCGGCCGATGCGGGGCGGACAGATCCCGCGAAGGACGATTTTGTCCTTGCCCAAAAGGCCTTTGAGGACCAGTTTTACGACATCTCCATGGAGCAGATGGAGCGATTCCTTGCCAATTATCCGCAAAGCGGATACATAGATGAGGCGCATCTCGTCCTAGGCAGGTCATACCTTATGCTGGGCAAGAACGCGCAGGCGCTCAACGAGTTCGACCTGGTGGCCTCATCCGCTTCGGCGCAACGTTTTTACGACGAGGCGGCATACTGGTCCGCCGAGGTCTATTTCCGGAGC carries:
- a CDS encoding aspartate dehydrogenase produces the protein RRDIEITMVKVGIIGCGTIGSRIAAHIDGKLRGRARVTVLSDADDKKAKSLSAGLKARPRVASIQGLISSVDLVIEAASAKISGDIASRSVNAGRDVMVMSTGGLLKDYKALFKLAEKKKSRIYLPSGAICGLDGLKAAKLSKIKKVTLTTRKPPEGFRGAPYVVKHNIDLGKIKTDKVLFEGDAFKAMEGFPANINVAATLSLCGIGPGKTRVKIIASPSIKRNIHEIEAEGAFGRLTARTENVPSPGNPKTSYMAVLSAMATLDGILGKVKIGT
- the uvrA gene encoding excinuclease ABC subunit UvrA, giving the protein MDKGYIHIQGARVHNLKNVSLKLPRNKLIVFTGLSGSGKSSLAFDTIYAEGQRRYIDSLSAYARQFLEQLQKPDCDNIEGMSPAISIEQKTAGSNPRSTVGTTTEIYDYLRVLFARIGTAYCYNCGKKIARQSSQEIVDQVLKMPAGTQISILAPKIAGRKGEYKELFKEIKKDGYTRVRVDGRIAELENEIKLDKDKKHSIEIVVDRLAVKPDSKRRLADSIETALKAGSGVLIVNDGRKDRFMSELYACVDCGISYEEPSPRSFSFNSPYGACPVCNGLGTKLEIDADLVIPDRSKPVLESIEAWKRGGRGYLLYYRGVLREVADHYHFDLDSPFNKLNKEIRKIILYGADIEVWGRKFEGVIPQLERLFRETESGFLKEEINKYMSVLPCPKCAGARLRPESLAFKIGGKPINEVTALSVKEARVFFAGLDLSGKEAMIARQSLKEILSRLKFMADVGLDYLTLDRASGTLSGGESQRIRLATQIGSGLVGVVYVLDEPSIGLHQRDNTKLLESLKALRDLGNTLIVVEHDEATIRSADYIVDLGPGAGKHGGKVVCAGTLEEFMKCKDSLTAKYLKKELKIEPKLARRALDGRKSLEIKGAREHNLKDIDVTIPLGVFVCITGVSGSGKSTLIDEILYRSLAQKFYRAKEKPGDFDKITGAENIDKVIVIDQSPIGRTPRSNPATYTGMFSPIRDLFSRLPEAKIRGYRPGRFSFNVKGGRCEACQGDGVIKVEMHFLPDVYVTCEVCKGARFNQQTLEVLYKGHSINDVLKMTVEDALPLFANIPRIREKLQVLNDVGLGYVELGQSATTLSGGEAQRVKLATELSKRSTGRTLYILDEPTTGLHFADVDKLLKVLHALVDQGNTVLVIEHNLDVVKTADYIIDLGPEGGDEGGEVVAAGSPEDVAKNRKSYTGSYLGKLLSQKG